The Setaria viridis chromosome 9, Setaria_viridis_v4.0, whole genome shotgun sequence sequence GGGCTGCCATGCCACCGCTTACATCCCTGAGAAGGGCGGCCGGAGAATTCTCCGTCGAgctgcccgccgccgtgcctcccAAGTGCAATTGCCGCCGGCTGGTTCAGTATGCTGCAGTTCTGGCCTGATGAGATGGTCGCGGGCCTCGCCGTTCCGGCACTGGTGATGCTGATCGCCGTTTACCAATCTATGACTAAACATATGTATTATTGGGAAAAAGGACGATTTTCTTCACAAGGCATGTATTTTCAATCTACTCAATAGTTGAAATAAAAATGCAAATGCATTCAAACAATCACAAAAACTTTATATTAGTTTGATGCTAGCTCATGGTGCAATGCTCAGCTAGTTAATAACAATATTAGGTCGTTACAGAAAGCATGCCAATCGTACGTAAGGACGTATTAGAGCAATATATAGTACAACATCAAAGTGAACTACTAATGAGCATGGACTTTATTTGACACAATAATGCAACGGAGGCCAGTGCAGATAGATGCCTCATAACATAACTTGGAGCACAGCATGCATTTCTCGATCTATCTTGAGTTTTTATGCAATTTCGTATGCCAATGGGAGCAACCTGGGGACTGGATGAACCATCAACGGCACCGCCCGCTGCAGCAGCAGAGTGAAGGCCTCTTCCATATCCAACTCGTCCGGAGTTTGGCCCGCCGGCATCTCCCAGTCAAACGCGTGCACCAGGGTGGCGCTAGCGAGCGTGACCATCCGCAAGCCCCAGCTGAGTCCCGCGCATATCCTCCGCCCCGCACCGAATGGTATGAGCCCGAAGTCACCCCCTTTGACATCCACATCCGCATGCGACCCACCCGGGAGGAAACGGGCTGGGCGGAACTCCAGCGGGTCAGGCCCCCACAGGGCCGGGTCGCGCGCGATGCCCCACACGTTGACGAGCAGCTCCGCTCCCTTGGGGATGCGGTAGCCGGCGACCTcgcactccgccgccgccatgcgcgGCAGGGAGAGCGGCGTGGAAGGGTGCAGCCGGAATGTCTCCTTGATGACGGCGTTGAAGAAGGTCAGGCGCGGGAGGTCGGACTCCGACAGCAGCCTGCCGCGGCCGACGACGGCGTCCAGCTCCGCCTGGGCCTGCTTGAGGATGGCCGGGTGGCGGATCAGCTCGGCTAGCGACCACTCCACGATGGTCGACGTCGTGTCAGTCCCCGCCACGAACAGGttctggccggccggcggcgtttGTTTGTCGATCAACAAGGCATGACGACGGACATACATACGCACAGAGTGAGCTAGCATCTTCATACATATAACATAACCACAAGGAAAAGGAACGTTTATTCCGTACGTTTTCTTATCTACAGTACTTGTCATATCGGCATTTCAGCTGTTCAGGTGTCACTGCAGATGATAGTGACAGTGCGAGCCCATCGTTGTTGGCTACTTAAATAAAGTTTGGATTTGCCATGCATGGTCCACGTATAATTGAAGAAATGGTTTCTGTTGGATCGCTGTCACTGGAAGGTGGTggggcgttttcttccggtgacttatatttagcacgtgtcacatcgaatgtttagatactaattaggagtattaaacgtagactatttacaaagctcattacataagtggaggctaaacggcgagacgaatctagcctaattaagcctaattaatccatcattagcaaatatttactgtagcaacacattgtcaaatcatggactaattaggcttaatagattcgtctcgccgtttagcctcgacttatgtaatgggttttgtaaatagtctacgtttaatactcctaattagtatctaaacattcgatgtgacgagtgctaaaaataagttagtggaagaaaacggggccagGTGCCTCGTTTAGATGTGCAAGCCAAAAGTCATGCATTCATAACTCAGGGATCGAAAGCAGTTGCTTTGCACCTATCGCTCATGCTTACAAGGTACGTCACGGAATCTTTCCAGATGGTTAAACACTTAAACTAGCTAGTTAATTACTTCAAATAAACAACACCAATAACAAACTTGGCCTTCAATTACAAATTTATACCCTACTAAGACGTACGTGAAGCGCAAAAGCAAGCTCTTGGTTTAATTAGATACGTCTAGGTCCCtttttagatgcaaatttagtgtacttttgagttttgacagtAAAGTTTCACGTTAGGGggtttttttaccttttttctgTGTGTCGCCAAACGCTAACCATGACTCGATTGGAAACAACGCGAATATATACATCGAACACGACCAGATACTTACCAAAATAAGTGCCTTGGCATCGGTTTCGGTGATCCTATCCTCCTCGCCACCGGCGTCCTTCACCATCGCCAGCAGCAATCCCAGCAAGTCCTTGCCTTCCTCTGTAACCCCGGCCTTCCTCCTATCAGCAATGATCCCGTTCATCATGTCGTCGAACCGGCGGTGCAGCTTCTTCATCTTGGCCACAACGCCCTGCGGGTCCAGCCACCGGAGTGCCGGCACGAAGTCCCCGACGTTAAGCACGCCGCCCACCTGCATCACCTCAAGCACGATCTCCTTGAACTCTCTCGCGCCCTCgtcatcgccggcgccggcggcgaacaCCCGCCGTCCGACGGCCGCTCGCGAGAGCGCGTTCGTAGTGCAGACGTTCACGGCCCTCCCGAGCGGCACCGCCGCCGTGGCctgccccgcggcggcgagcgaccTCACCATGAGCGCGGCCTCCCGTTCCCGGACGGCGCGGAGGTCGTCGAGCGCGCGCGCGGAGAAGAGGTTCACCGCGCACACCTTGCGCATCGCGCGCCACCGGGGGCCGTAGGGAGCGAACACGACGTCCTGGTAGTTGTACGCCATGTGCTCCCCGCCGGAGTTGGGCGGGCGGCAGCTGAAGTTCGCGTCGTGGGCGCGGAGGAACTGCTCCGCCACGGGCGCCGACCCGGCGACCACCACGTCGGAGCTGCCGAAACGCAGCCGCAGCAACGGGCCGTAAACCTTGGTCATCTCGTGCAACGTCTGGTGCGTCTTCCCGCCGAGCTGCGGCAGGTTGCCGAGGACAGGCCAGCCCCTCGGgccaggcggcagcggcgcacgCTTCCTGGTCGCCACCTGCTTCCAGAAGAGGACGTAGCATATGACCACGGATACTGCCAAGGTGGAGAGCAGCAGTGGGGTTGGGATATCCATAGTTCGCCCGATCTCCATGGATTTGCCGTCTGATGACATGCGTGGGAACGAAATACAAGCCATGTGCATGCGAACCTATGTAGCGGAGATAAAAAAAGTTGGTGAGTCGGATGCCAAGTCATTGCCTTACCTACTACCTTACCTACTACCATAAAGTAGTAGCTATATAGTGGTTGGTCGAGGATGCATGGTCGTCGTGTCGCTGGAGCCAAGTAGGCGTCGTGGCAGGGTCGTCGTCGAGGTCGTGATGATATCCAAGTCCCGGCAGAGCCGCCGGGAAACCGTTCTCCAAAGCTCTTGGCTAGCTCGCTTGTCTTCTGGTTGGCTCCTGGTAGGGCACATGCACGTACGTGCCGGGCTTCACGTCTCCTTTGCTTGCATGTTGGGGGCGTCGGTCTTTTGGTGAGGACGCGCACACCATCGTGGCGCCGCCTCGTCGTCATCTTCAGATCACGGCATCTCCTTGGCTCCCAGCAACTTGCGGCGGCGTCGCTGACGGCCTTGGGCGCGTGCCTTCCACCGCAGGTAACAAGCTTCACGCTCCTTCAACGCTAGTACGGCGCAACCGACGACACGACGAGGAGCAGACGAGCGAGCCGGACGGCTTACCGGCCGGAACGGATAGgccgacttttttattttttaagtacTTTTTtaaaagattctcacaaatacgttCTGGTCGGAATCAATTCAAAAAATAGatccttagcttggcgccatccacgctggcggcAAGCTACAaccgccagccatcctggcacCAAGGCGCGGGTGCCgatgtggcgggggcttggcaccatccatcatggcgccaacttggcgccatggatcttggcgccaagcttggcgccgagctatctaccccgtaccccttcgcgtttcgaactaaacaagtataattattccgaaaagtgtgcaacaaactaagttGTGGTTCAACTTGTTAGGAGGTGGGCTTCTTATCCTGgagacctgagttcaaaccccCATGTTGAACTTTTTTTCTACTTCAAAgcccacctcctaaccagttgaaccacagcttagtttgttACACACTTCTcgaaataattatacttgtttagttcgaaacgcgaagGGGTACGtggtagatagctcggcgccaagatccaccgcgtcagcagctgcgcatggaccttggcgctaGGGTGGCTGGcaccgagacgtgtaagcttggtgcTAGCGTGGAtgacgccaagctaagggtccattttttaaattggttccgccagggacgtatttgtgagaatctttcgcaaaaaggctaaaaaacaaaaaattcgGACGGATAGGCCGCATGCGCGCATCTAATCTgtgaaaagagaaagagagggcaCAGGATCAACAACCTGCACCGCCGCCGAAGACGAAGAAAGGGGCCATGGCTTCCTTGTCGCTTGCTCGTCTCCTTCGCTGGCTTCGACTCGACTCCGGGACGGTCGATTTGCCTTAGTCATGGAGACATTAATATTCAGAAAGGTTGACGCGAGGATGGTGCAGAGCTTTTAATTAGGGTGTCCTTGATTGAGGTAAGATAGCAGCTGTTAGCTTGTTATCATCCTGCGGTTTATTCAATGGAATTTCAGATATTCAAGGAAGAAGCCTTAGACTTGCTCGATTCAAATCATGCTGCTGTAAGAGTTGATTCAGTCTCTGTAGCCAAATCATCAGCACCTGCCTGCAGAGTGCCGATTCAAATTCGAGAGACTGCAACCGGAGGCACAGAGGCTGAGGTCAAGTCAAAAGAAGAAATGGCATCATATTTGATACGTGTGGTTCCTCTCGTCACGTGCAACAGCAAGCACAAATATGTATAGGCAGTCAATATAATGTACGCTGGGCATACATGAAGTCTCCTTCTGTGATGACATAAAGTGCAGAGGACATTTctattttgtttgtttgctaCCTTACCTTctgataatttttatttgaaTGGTGCTGCTTGTAATACCCCGTATATTAAGGGATTAATTAATTGATATTAATGACAATATTAGCTTAATAGAACTAGTTAAGTTTATTTGGGTTAATTACCTTGTTTTTCTagtaaaaggaaataaaatataGTGTGCAGCGTGTATGCATATGTAAATGAGTGCACGTGTTAAGGAAAGTTAGtacttcctctgttccaaattatgcatttagacatatactaggtgcataataaaaactatgaacttagaaaagttaaaacaatctacaatttggaatggagagagtagATAATATTATTATCTAAAGGGTCAGGCTGTCATCCAATGAGTTAATAACCTAATTAATATACCAATATTTCTACTGCCGCATGCATATGTGAGAACCGGCTAGTAAATGGCTTCGGTAAAAGTATTAGGGGGACGAGCCATCATATAGTTTTGATTGTTAGTTAAATgtttcctccgtcccaaatcgtagattattttaatatatatatatattatgtctagatacatagcaaaaagctataaatctaaaaatgtTAAAATGATGGACGGACGGAGTAGAAACGTCCTTATGCATGCATACGAGAATGTTTTAAGTGAACTTGCATTGCGACTTAAGTTTGCTTGATTGGTTAAAGTAATGCCGACCCCAGTTATCATGATGTTGCACGCGTTAACTAACTACTGTCTCATGAGCTCAACGTAGGGTGATTTGATTGAGTAGCAGTTCTGCTCGCTGACTCATGGGACCCATCACATTCAAGAAAATTAACCAATGGAGAAGATAAATACTTTACATACTATTAGCAGTATCAAGTATCAATGCCTTTGATGGCCATCGCAGCATCACAGCAAGACTAAGTTTACATTACAAAATTGAGAAGCTCTCCTGCTTCTCTTAGAAAGAGACAACAAAAGTACAaaactacaaaaaaaaaagcatactCATTGGAGCAATGATCATCTTCTTTGCCTCTCCTTTTGCCTTTTGTGATGGTTGCTATGATGCTATTGCTGCAGATTGCACACCCCACCTATAAATCCTCCCAGTGAAACCCAAAACAGGTTGCATCACAAAAGTATGGGAAAAAAAACCCTGAAATGTGTACTAATTATTCTAATATTATTGAGACTATTGGTACTTACCTTAATCTATTACCAACAGTGGACCATCTGCTCAATAAAGACAGAAAAATGTATATTGGGCCGGTAATCTATTTGGATTAAAGATACGTATCCAGGGCTGGCCACCATTTTTTCAAAGCAGCCACCTCTGATTCATGCAACGAATGAATCCAATATGCTACCGTTCATTCTTGAGCTGTGAAATGTTAATACATATGAAGCATAAGTATATCGCCAGGAGCCCAAAGCCCAGCGTCCTGTCCACCCTCATCCCTCTCCTGGGCAGCATCACCAAGGCCCACACAAGCCCAACGACCACAAAGCCCAGCGTCCGGTAAAGCCCGGACTCCCTCGGAATCTTCACTGTCTGCGGGTACCCGGCCCAGCACGAAAGCAGCAAGGACAGGCCGAGGCCCACGAGGACGTTGAACACCGGCCCGCCGTAGCAGCCGGACACGGCCACCTGCGCGCCGCAGGGGCCGCCGCGGGAGGCCACCGCAACGTTCGCGATGAGGTCGCCGAGCGAGTTTCCCCAGGCGAGCACGGTCacccccagcgccgccgcgtccacgTATAGTACGACGCTGGCCGAGACCAGCAGCGACAGGACCTCGTTGGCGATCACGTACGCCCACGCCACGCTCATGGCGAACCCGCCGGCGAGCCACGCGGCGAGGAACCGGGTCGGCGGGGCGGAGGGTTCCGTGGTGAGGAAGGCGAGGAGGCCCAGCGCGATGCCAACGAGGCcgccgaggaggacggcggggaACGGGCTCCCAGTGGCGCGGTGGCTGCAGAGGAAGGCCAGGAAGATGGGGGCGAGCGTGGCCGCGGTCACCGCGGTCGTCTTGCTCCACCGCTCCTTGCTCGCGTCTGGGATCGTCAGCCGCCGTGGGAGAGTCAGGGGAAGAGCTAGCACGCGCATGACGGTCCAGAACGTGCTCTTgttgttgccgccgccgctgataTTGTCGCCGGCGTAGTACTGGAGGAGAGGCGCGGCGGTGTCGGCGAGGAGTAGATCTCGAGCCTCCTGGTCGGTGTAGAACTTGGTCTCTATGACGCTGTGGAGCTccgaggaagcggcggcggggccgtggTCCTCCTCTTCATCCTGGCGTCTGGTCCAGTGTTCCGGCGTAAACGCGACGGCGAGAACGTAGACGAGGTAGAGCGAGGCGAACGCTACGGCGCCCCAGATGCCGACCTCGCCCGCGGTGATGacgacggccacggcggcgagggccaggaggaggaaggccgCGTCCCGGAAGAAGCTGGCGCGGTCGACGGCGACaccctggccgccggcgcggagggcgacgacgccgagcacggcggcggACACGAACATCGCGCCGCCGAGCACGCCGCTgagcccgacggcggcggcccctccgcctccgcccttgCCTCGGCCGTCGAAGGACGCGAGCGCGGAGAGCGCGTCGGGCGCGCCGTTCCCGAGCGAGAGCAGCGTGgccccggcgatggccggcggcaggCGGAGCAGGCGCGAGAGGCCCTCGAGGCTGGAGCAGAAGTAGGCCGCCGCCGTGTCCGCGAGCAGGTAGAAGAGCACGGCGAGCCACGCCGCCATCGCGGCGCAGCCCAGGGCGGgccggcgctcgccgccgatAACGCAGTAGTAGAGGTAGAGGTAGTCGACGTACccgccgcgcgggcgcgggTAGCTGCGGCCTGGGTCAGACGCGGCCGCGGGGTAGTGGCACCTGCCCTCCGGGCCCCCGAGCCGCCTCACGCCTGtgctgccgcggccgcgcgcctcGTTGGCCAGCTCGGAGGAGACATCGGCGGCGCCGACCGTGGCGCGCAGCGAGAGGCTGGAGGCGGGGAACAGGAGCGCGACGAGGGCGACGCCGAGGCAGACGGAAGCCGCCGCAGTAGAGGAAGGCCTCGCCATGCATGGCTCTAGCCTCCCGCGCCGGCCCGTGGGGGAAACTGGGGAGGATTATCCGAGCCCAAGCACCCCGTGGCGGTGCAAGAATCCGGGCGCGGACGCCACCGACGGCATGGACACGACACTACTGCCGGTGACCAAAAATCAGGTGCCCGATTTGGTAAGCTCGCCGTGATTGTGCCGTGTGATCTGCAGACGCGAGGCTTCGTTCCCTACCCGACCTTGGATCGTTTAGCGTGTGTCGGCATGTGTGGCCTTTGTCCAAGCAGACGAGTCGAACCTGTCGGCCAGTGGGTGAGTGAGTCGGAGAGGATGGCTACCGCCGCCCACGCGTGCGTCACGACCGACCGGTGGCGGAGAGGGTGGCAGCCGGGCAACGGCGGAACATGCGTGAATGTGATGTTGCGATGGTGCTTCTCAGGATCAGGTAGGAGTGTAGGACGCATGAATGACTTGGTTGAAGCACAGCCAGCGGCGTCACTCTCACAGATC is a genomic window containing:
- the LOC117835112 gene encoding flavonoid 3'-monooxygenase CYP75B4 translates to MACISFPRMSSDGKSMEIGRTMDIPTPLLLSTLAVSVVICYVLFWKQVATRKRAPLPPGPRGWPVLGNLPQLGGKTHQTLHEMTKVYGPLLRLRFGSSDVVVAGSAPVAEQFLRAHDANFSCRPPNSGGEHMAYNYQDVVFAPYGPRWRAMRKVCAVNLFSARALDDLRAVREREAALMVRSLAAAGQATAAVPLGRAVNVCTTNALSRAAVGRRVFAAGAGDDEGAREFKEIVLEVMQVGGVLNVGDFVPALRWLDPQGVVAKMKKLHRRFDDMMNGIIADRRKAGVTEEGKDLLGLLLAMVKDAGGEEDRITETDAKALILNLFVAGTDTTSTIVEWSLAELIRHPAILKQAQAELDAVVGRGRLLSESDLPRLTFFNAVIKETFRLHPSTPLSLPRMAAAECEVAGYRIPKGAELLVNVWGIARDPALWGPDPLEFRPARFLPGGSHADVDVKGGDFGLIPFGAGRRICAGLSWGLRMVTLASATLVHAFDWEMPAGQTPDELDMEEAFTLLLQRAVPLMVHPVPRLLPLAYEIA
- the LOC117836000 gene encoding cation/calcium exchanger 1, with the protein product MARPSSTAAASVCLGVALVALLFPASSLSLRATVGAADVSSELANEARGRGSTGVRRLGGPEGRCHYPAAASDPGRSYPRPRGGYVDYLYLYYCVIGGERRPALGCAAMAAWLAVLFYLLADTAAAYFCSSLEGLSRLLRLPPAIAGATLLSLGNGAPDALSALASFDGRGKGGGGGAAAVGLSGVLGGAMFVSAAVLGVVALRAGGQGVAVDRASFFRDAAFLLLALAAVAVVITAGEVGIWGAVAFASLYLVYVLAVAFTPEHWTRRQDEEEDHGPAAASSELHSVIETKFYTDQEARDLLLADTAAPLLQYYAGDNISGGGNNKSTFWTVMRVLALPLTLPRRLTIPDASKERWSKTTAVTAATLAPIFLAFLCSHRATGSPFPAVLLGGLVGIALGLLAFLTTEPSAPPTRFLAAWLAGGFAMSVAWAYVIANEVLSLLVSASVVLYVDAAALGVTVLAWGNSLGDLIANVAVASRGGPCGAQVAVSGCYGGPVFNVLVGLGLSLLLSCWAGYPQTVKIPRESGLYRTLGFVVVGLVWALVMLPRRGMRVDRTLGFGLLAIYLCFICINISQLKNER